Proteins from a genomic interval of Stenotrophomonas sp. WZN-1:
- a CDS encoding redoxin family protein — translation MAALRGYALPLLLGLLGGAALLLAWPGADAGAQPLDAAPMAGFDGGGPWHNSSPLTLKQLRGQVVLVEFWTYTCSNCLNVAPYVHQWHARYASQGLKVIGVHTPEFAYEGLPRNVRRAIARLDITWPVVQDNQYRIWNAWDNRFWPALYLLDRQGRVVYRHYGEGDYARTESEIQRLLATP, via the coding sequence ATGGCCGCACTGCGAGGGTATGCACTGCCGCTGTTGCTGGGGCTGCTGGGCGGAGCGGCGTTGTTGCTGGCATGGCCCGGCGCCGATGCCGGCGCGCAGCCGCTCGATGCCGCACCGATGGCGGGGTTCGACGGTGGCGGGCCCTGGCACAACAGCTCCCCGCTCACACTGAAGCAGTTGCGGGGGCAGGTGGTGCTGGTCGAGTTCTGGACCTACACCTGCAGCAACTGCCTCAACGTGGCGCCGTATGTCCACCAGTGGCACGCACGGTACGCGTCGCAGGGCCTGAAGGTGATCGGCGTGCATACGCCGGAGTTCGCCTATGAAGGGCTGCCCCGCAACGTGCGCAGGGCCATCGCACGGTTGGACATCACCTGGCCGGTGGTGCAGGACAACCAGTACCGGATCTGGAACGCCTGGGACAACCGTTTCTGGCCCGCGCTGTACCTGCTCGACCGGCAGGGGCGGGTGGTCTACCGCCATTACGGCGAGGGCGACTACGCACGTACCGAAAGCGAGATCCAGCGCCTGCTGGCCACCCCCTGA